The Neurospora crassa OR74A linkage group V, whole genome shotgun sequence sequence GAATAGACCTCTTTGGGCCTGGGAAAAGCATCGACGCATTGACGTCTGGATATGCTTGATAGAAATACCAAAGTGGAAGCATACCTAGGGAAATTGGCTCGGCGGCACACACGATATACAATATATGAGGTTCTTATGGGAAGCCTGTTCCGTGGCTGAAAGTCAAGTGAGTGGGTGTGTGCCAAAGTTCATGACCGACCACAATATCAtagagagaaaagaggaagaagccgaTATTGGTTTGTGAATTACTCCATGATCCGGCGATGTTCGGGTGAAAAGTTGAATCGAGAAGATCCGGAACCTTAGTGATAAGATCTCCAATATAGCGTAGTCTATAGACCCTGTTGATAGTAGTAGACTATGAAGTGAGGTGAGTCATGATGTACTGGCTCTTGAACTTCAACAATCGAGTTTGTCATTCCTTGTGAATCCTTTTGAGGTCCGGAAAAGTTCGGGTCAAGATATTGAAGGACCAAGCATCAAATAATCTTGTAAGAAGCATCCATGGGGCAATTAGCGTCCTAGCTATAACGGAAGATCGCTGAATTATACTTGTGAGTCGCGAAGGTGATATCTAGTCTGATATGGGTTCTATTTCGCCTTGCGGTTTTCTTATCCGGAGATGGTTGGGTGCACAAGTTGGGCTCATGAGGAGCCGGAGATTGATCATACAATTTTCTTGATATGGGGAAACCGGTTTGACAATGACGCCACTTCGCAAGGGAAGTAAAGGTTTGTTGAGGGATCCATGATTTTCGTCAAGGTCCGGAGATGGTCGGGTGAAAATGTTGGGTTCGCATACCGGAAATTTGGACTATAAGATTTCCACGATATAGAGTAGCAGCGCAATGCGCCATGATTGCGACGGAAGGTCGCCCACTGGAGGTCAGCAAGTGAGTCACGAAGCCTATATCGCGATCGAAGTGTCATCGAAGAACAAAAGGTATGTTTGAGCTTGAAAATTCTGTCGAAAGTTCGGAGATGATCAGGTGAAAGCACTTTGGTTGAGAACATCGGGGCTACCGGGGGGCACTCCTCAGCATTTCATGTCGTACGGCCTCGGCTCCGAATATCACTTTGGGTAAGTGGACTGATGGAGTTTGTTCAGAAACACAAAACGTCTTACCTTACCCTTCGAGACACTGAGTTGAGGATCAGGGAAACACGATCTGTTTGAGACTTTGAGGCGACCTAGCACAATCGGGGGCGCTGTATTtcataatgatgatgataatgacaATGAGATGATGGCATTTGGAGAGAAAGCGCTCATCAACTATGCGTTCagccgagaagaagatttGGTGAAGCACCAATGGTGTTAATCCTCGCTGAAACCGTGCTCCAGCCGATGAGGTGATATCGGTTTGACAGATGTGTCTCTGTATCCTATCTTAACAAAACAGCGTATTGtgtgtttcttcttctctccacTCTTCATTCATTCACGCACGCACACGCAGTCGCATTGGATGACTGGTCGCACCGCATTGCCAAAGAAGAGGTAGCCGAGATGTGGTGAAACAAGGGGATGTGTGGTCGTGTAGGCTAGGTTTCGTGGTGGCGTCTGCCGCTTAAGCCCGCCAAGCTCGCAGTTCAGGGGGGTGATGTTCAAATCGGTTAGATTCACGGCGTCACTGTCTCACTAAGAGGGCGGGTAGGAAGCCTGTCCGTGGTTTCTAGAAGGGCGGGAGAAGATTAGGGCGGGTAGCATAGCCGATAGGTTGCAACGCGTTCCTCGCGGAGATGAGATGTTGAAGAGTTTTTCATGGTGACATAGTTATGGTCAGTTAACAGCGTTCAGACGACGACATTCAGCATTCAGGCTCGAACGCCAAGGGCCGAGACTGTTGACTAGAGAAACTCGGAAGATCAGCAGCATATTCAAACAAAAATAGTGCAGTGTAGGGACAGGCATAGATCCATGAAACCAGCAACTGATCCGAGCAAGCATGTAGCTTCCATACGGATGGAGAGCTGCGAATGGTTTCCAATCACATCTCTTCGATCTTTCGATGACTGTGTGCGGTGGAGTTTTGCTGAGCATCCAGACTCCGAAAGATCCACTGTCTTGAGGGCGAAGTGCAGCCCAAGCTTCTCGTGATGTTCCGTTTGGGGCTTGCTGCCCTGTGGGGGGGAGGTTGCCATGGGTTTCCACTTGGTCATGAAAATGGTATGGCGGCTGCTGGTCGGGTCCATGCCTTTGTGAATTTGGTTGCAAATTGGGAATACGGGGATTCCCACTTGGGGTTGTCGATGCCTGAAAGACTGAAGTTCTCAATTTGCGCACCCATGTTTTCCGTCACTGAAACAGCCAAGAAGGGTCGAGGGGCCCTTCAGGCTCCAAATCTCCGGATCCACTGAGTGGCCTGTGTGTCAGTCCCAGCAATGCGCGTATGGGTACAGCGCACGTGACTTGGTCAGGAACCGCTGCCAATGTTTGGTGGAGATCTGCCGGCAGCCCTGGCAGAGAGTGGGGTTTTTGTTTCACAGCCGACGACAGAACACGACGGGTTTCCTCTTTGACTTTCTTCAGTTTCTCTTTGCCAATTCACGCCAATGCGGATTCTGTGCTCACCTATCCCATCCACCCACCCTCTTTGTTGTGTACGTACCATCCCACGAAGCTGAGATGGAACGGCCGAATGCGACCATCAAAAGCACCGGTGCTACATATAACGGGATAGCACTACGGACAACACCGAGAAATCAGGAAGTCGGGAACCGGAGATGATGGACCAGTGTGGAGGACGATCTCCCATCCAGGTACACACTATGGACCAGGGCATGACAGCTTCAAACAGGGGCACGACAATGGGCGGACGACGTGGAGACTTGGAAGGGTCAAGGGCCCGGATGCCGGGATGCGGAAAGCAGAAATTGGAATTTCCATAAAAGCActgggaaaagaaggagagacgGGGCAAGAGAGTTCACATAAACAgtcgtcatcatcgacaCAGACCTTAAACCTTTAAACGCCAACTCCCCCACACAAACATCCACatccccttttcctcctttcggTCTAGATTTTTCATCATACAAGTTTCATCATacacttttctttttcactTCCTTAGATTATCTCCTATTTCATCTTAATTGTCCTGACCCCATGCCATTCGTTTGATCTCAAGGGGCTCTCCTACTCGGTCTTTTCCCAAAGAATTTCCATATCATCCACCACCCGGTCCAACTCCCACGATAAGTACCATCTGCGGAttccagcaacaacatctgGACGTACACTGGACAGGACCATTGTGTCGACGGCTATTTCACATTTCCCTATCTGGAGGATTCGAGTGAAATTGGTCACCACTTCCCCCGGATTCCGACATATATCCGTCTCGTCTCTTCCCTCCCGGTTCCTGTGGGTACCACCTCTCTTGGACTACTAGGTATTCCACACATGGCGACAATTCAGCCGCCTCGAAGCAGTCTCCCGGCTGGGGCTGAGCCTCCAGCACCCCCTTCAGCCAGACTAGACTCTTCCGACTCTCACACCATCACATCCACAATGGCCGGCGACGACGGTCAGATAGACCCTGCCCAGCGACTACCGGACCAACAACACTTCAATGGCAGCACCGAGAAGCCCCGGCTGCCACGGTTATCCATCGAGACCCTTCCTGAGCTGGACGCGATCCCCACGCTCATGTCGCCTCGTCACAACACCATGAACCCCTTCCGGCGGGTACACAACCCTCTAGAGATCGATGACTACTTTGTATGTCTCACCATATTCACCCCTCCCTTATTCACTTCTCGGAGCACTGCTAACATGATCCTTCCACGATCCCAGACTGGCCCCCGAGACACCCAGAAGCACTCAAAATGGCCTCTCTTCATGCAGATGCACGGCAGTATCCTGCCCAAGATGATGCTACCACTCCTCGGAGTCGGTGCCTGGACCACTATGCTCACTGTGATCAACTTCAAAGTGACAAACTGTGCGTTGCAACTGTCCCCTTTGCCTATCCTGTCTCGATCCCAAGCGGAAGCTAACATTCCGTCCCCAGTGGGTATCCACAACATCCTTCTGACGGTCCTCGGTTTTGTGGTTGGTATGGGTCTGTCTTTCCGCAGCTCTACTGCATACGAGCGCTATTCAGAGGGTCGCCGTTACTGGGCTTCGTTGCTTCTGGCGTGTCAGACTCTTGGTCGTGTCTACTGGGTGCATGCCAAAGAGCGGGAAGGCGAGCTAGGGAAGAAGGATGTTTTGGCCAAGCTGTAAGTCGTCAAAAGTATCTCCGATCCGCAAGTTTCATTGCTAACGTGTTCCCAGAACTGTGCTGAACCTCCTGGTCGCTTTCTCTGTGGCTCTCAAGCACCGCCTTCGCTTTGAGCCTTACACCTGCTACGATGACATCTCCCACCTCGTGGCTCACCTTGACACCTTTGCCCAGCGCGccaccgaggaggagccgGATAAGACCCTCAAGTCCCTCCAACCACCCGGCTTCTTCAAGGCAGTTGGCGAGTACATTGGCGTTAGCTTCGCCGCCTCCAACCCGCGCAAGGTGATTAAGAAGGCATCTCGCCCGCTTGGCAACCTCCCCCTCGAAATCCTTTGTTACCTCGCCACCTACACGGACGAGCTGATCGCCAACGGTCAGCTGCCCGTGCCCATGCAGCAAACGCTTGCTTACAACAACATGGCAATCCTGAACGACGTCCTGGTGGGCACCGACCGTGTGCTGTCCACCCCGCTCCCCATCGCCTACGCCATCGCCATTGCGCAAATCACCTGGGTCTACATCCTCCTGCTTCCCTTCCAGCTGCTGCCCACGCTCAACTGGATCACGATTCCGGCCACCATCGCAGCGGCCTACATCATTCTGGGCCTGCTCATGATTGGCAGG is a genomic window containing:
- a CDS encoding UPF0187 domain membrane protein, encoding MATIQPPRSSLPAGAEPPAPPSARLDSSDSHTITSTMAGDDGQIDPAQRLPDQQHFNGSTEKPRLPRLSIETLPELDAIPTLMSPRHNTMNPFRRVHNPLEIDDYFTGPRDTQKHSKWPLFMQMHGSILPKMMLPLLGVGAWTTMLTVINFKVTNLGIHNILLTVLGFVVGMGLSFRSSTAYERYSEGRRYWASLLLACQTLGRVYWVHAKEREGELGKKDVLAKLTVLNLLVAFSVALKHRLRFEPYTCYDDISHLVAHLDTFAQRATEEEPDKTLKSLQPPGFFKAVGEYIGVSFAASNPRKVIKKASRPLGNLPLEILCYLATYTDELIANGQLPVPMQQTLAYNNMAILNDVLVGTDRVLSTPLPIAYAIAIAQITWVYILLLPFQLLPTLNWITIPATIAAAYIILGLLMIGREIENPFGRDVNDLPLESYCAQVAEDMDIIACQKKRTTNADWIENIDNKPLWPLSNSGWQVWMNRGEDMIREAVHQKLESNFETRKELDKLQSEMSLMDKVRRMSKATGCNV